Proteins encoded within one genomic window of Paraglaciecola psychrophila 170:
- a CDS encoding efflux RND transporter permease subunit, with product MNTLISGTLNHSRTVLMVFVLLLISGVVTYSNIPKEANPDVPIPVIYVSIVHDGISPEDAERMLVKPMERELRSIDGVKEMRATAGEGFASITLEFIAGLDSDAALADVRDKVTVARAKLPSETEEPTIHEVTMAGQQAAVTVVLSGPVSERALVTVARELKNRLEGISEVLEVEIGGDREDIVEIVVDPLLMESYGLDQTDILNLLSRNNRLVPAGTMDNGKGSFAVKVPSVFESVKDVMEQPVKVQGDSVITFQDVAQVRRSYKDPTSFARLNGESSVSLEVKKRPGENMLKTVANVKALVIAAQESTIWPASINVSYTGDQTIEVNMMLNDLQNNVSSAVILVAIVILAILGLRTALLVGVSIPGSFLTGILIISLFGYTLNTVVLFSLIMAVGMLVDGAIVVTEYADRCMSEGMDKKVAYSKAAQRMAWPIIASTATTLAAFAPLMFWPGMMGEFMKYLPFTLIAVLSASLLMALIFVPVLGGVFGKPRHISEFDKQQMHEAENGDIKNLQGFTGKYIRVLATAIQHPWKILLAAIVVAFVSFTAYGLSGLGTEFFPNVDVRGINVTVRSAGDMSIYEKDQVVRKVENRLLDMQAIETLYVRTGGQDQIGYMRLNLVDWHLRPHSDEVLKEVQALLKGMAGMDIEISPDQGGPQSGKDLQIQLSSRFPELLDEAAHKIRTALDNNDKFTSISDTASKPGIEWQLKVNRADAARFGADATLVGSTVQFITNGLKIGEYRPDDVDDELDIRVRYPLESRYIGKLDELRMKTAGGMVPISNFVERTAKPKTDLIRHIDSQRVITVQANMVPGELLSIELPKLQELLPTLGLDPRVTLTVKGQNEQQDESTEFLKNAFLIALFVMAIILVTQFNSFYQAFLILSAVLFSTVGVFLGLLIFQKPFGIVMSGIGVIALAGIVVNNNIVLIDTYNILRKEGVPAMEAILRTGAQRLRPVLMTTVTTILGLLPMVAEVNIDFIGRNVDIGGPSTEWWSQLATAVAGGLAFATVLTLVLTPCMLALKAKRDERKDKSLVKPNLHPAYSP from the coding sequence ATGAATACTTTGATTTCTGGGACCTTAAACCATAGCCGCACAGTGCTTATGGTATTTGTGCTGTTGCTGATTTCAGGTGTGGTGACTTACTCAAATATCCCCAAAGAGGCTAACCCAGACGTACCTATCCCAGTGATTTATGTGTCAATTGTACATGATGGTATTTCCCCTGAAGACGCTGAACGTATGCTGGTCAAACCAATGGAGCGCGAGTTGCGTTCGATTGATGGGGTAAAAGAAATGCGAGCTACAGCGGGTGAGGGATTTGCCAGTATTACATTAGAATTTATTGCCGGTCTTGATTCTGATGCGGCCCTTGCTGATGTCCGAGATAAAGTCACAGTAGCCAGAGCAAAATTACCCTCAGAAACGGAAGAGCCCACTATTCACGAAGTGACCATGGCAGGTCAACAAGCTGCGGTGACGGTGGTGTTATCAGGGCCTGTTTCAGAAAGAGCGCTGGTAACAGTGGCACGTGAGCTAAAAAATCGACTTGAAGGCATCAGTGAAGTGCTTGAAGTGGAAATTGGTGGTGATCGTGAAGACATCGTCGAGATTGTGGTTGATCCCTTGTTGATGGAATCTTATGGACTCGATCAAACTGACATCCTTAATTTGTTGTCTCGCAACAACCGTCTGGTTCCGGCTGGCACCATGGATAATGGTAAAGGCAGTTTTGCAGTGAAAGTCCCCTCTGTTTTTGAATCAGTGAAAGATGTGATGGAACAGCCTGTTAAGGTACAAGGCGACAGTGTTATTACCTTTCAGGATGTCGCCCAAGTCAGGCGCTCATATAAAGATCCGACTAGTTTTGCGCGCCTAAACGGTGAATCCTCTGTTTCTCTCGAAGTGAAAAAACGCCCCGGTGAAAATATGTTGAAAACTGTCGCTAACGTGAAGGCATTAGTCATAGCAGCCCAAGAGTCAACAATCTGGCCTGCCAGCATTAATGTGAGTTACACCGGCGATCAAACGATTGAAGTCAACATGATGCTTAACGATCTACAAAATAATGTATCCAGCGCAGTTATTTTGGTGGCAATTGTGATTTTGGCTATTTTAGGTTTGCGTACCGCACTTTTGGTTGGCGTGTCTATTCCCGGTTCTTTTTTGACGGGTATTCTAATTATTTCTTTATTTGGTTACACCTTAAATACAGTAGTGCTTTTTTCACTCATCATGGCTGTAGGTATGCTGGTGGATGGTGCAATAGTGGTGACCGAATATGCCGATCGCTGTATGAGTGAAGGAATGGATAAAAAAGTGGCCTACAGCAAAGCTGCACAGCGTATGGCTTGGCCTATTATCGCTTCTACTGCCACCACTTTAGCAGCTTTTGCACCGCTGATGTTTTGGCCGGGCATGATGGGGGAATTTATGAAATATTTGCCCTTTACCTTGATTGCCGTGTTGTCTGCATCATTGTTGATGGCGCTGATTTTTGTGCCAGTGTTAGGCGGGGTATTTGGCAAGCCTAGGCATATTTCTGAATTTGACAAACAACAAATGCATGAAGCGGAAAATGGTGATATTAAAAACTTACAAGGTTTTACGGGTAAATATATTCGTGTTCTTGCTACCGCTATTCAGCATCCATGGAAAATTTTATTAGCCGCCATAGTGGTCGCATTTGTATCTTTTACGGCATATGGTTTATCTGGTTTAGGTACAGAGTTTTTCCCTAATGTTGACGTGCGTGGGATCAACGTCACCGTGCGCAGTGCTGGCGATATGTCTATTTATGAAAAAGACCAAGTGGTGCGTAAAGTTGAAAATCGTCTGCTCGATATGCAAGCCATTGAAACCTTATATGTACGTACCGGTGGGCAAGACCAAATAGGTTATATGCGACTGAATTTGGTCGACTGGCATTTACGCCCGCATTCTGATGAGGTACTCAAAGAAGTCCAGGCTCTGCTAAAAGGTATGGCGGGAATGGATATTGAAATTTCGCCTGATCAAGGTGGTCCGCAGTCCGGTAAAGATTTACAGATCCAGTTGTCATCCCGTTTCCCCGAATTGTTAGATGAGGCAGCTCACAAAATACGAACGGCTTTAGATAATAACGATAAGTTTACGTCTATCAGTGACACTGCGTCCAAACCCGGTATTGAATGGCAACTCAAAGTGAATCGAGCCGATGCAGCACGCTTTGGTGCAGATGCAACGTTGGTGGGTAGCACAGTACAATTTATCACTAACGGCTTAAAAATTGGTGAGTACCGCCCAGATGATGTGGATGATGAGCTAGATATTCGAGTACGTTATCCTCTTGAGTCGCGGTATATTGGTAAACTTGACGAACTCAGAATGAAAACGGCTGGTGGTATGGTACCCATCTCTAATTTTGTAGAGCGCACCGCTAAACCTAAAACTGACCTTATCAGACATATAGACAGTCAAAGAGTGATTACCGTACAAGCGAATATGGTGCCCGGTGAGTTATTAAGTATTGAACTACCTAAATTACAGGAACTGTTACCCACTTTGGGATTAGATCCGCGAGTGACTCTCACGGTCAAAGGGCAAAATGAACAGCAAGATGAATCCACAGAATTTCTTAAAAATGCCTTTCTAATTGCATTGTTTGTTATGGCGATTATTTTAGTCACCCAGTTTAATAGTTTTTATCAGGCATTCTTAATTTTAAGCGCGGTACTATTTTCAACTGTAGGTGTATTTCTTGGTTTGCTTATTTTCCAAAAACCTTTCGGCATTGTGATGTCAGGTATTGGGGTGATCGCTTTAGCGGGCATAGTGGTTAATAACAATATTGTGCTTATCGACACTTACAATATATTGCGTAAAGAGGGGGTGCCTGCCATGGAAGCCATTCTTCGCACAGGTGCACAGCGTTTACGTCCAGTACTTATGACCACAGTCACCACTATCTTAGGTTTATTACCTATGGTCGCAGAGGTCAATATCGACTTTATCGGTCGCAATGTAGACATAGGTGGCCCATCCACAGAGTGGTGGTCACAACTCGCTACTGCAGTGGCTGGTGGGTTAGCTTTTGCTACAGTACTCACTTTAGTACTGACACCTTGTATGTTGGCCCTAAAAGCCAAGCGGGATGAACGTAAAGATAAATCACTGGTTAAGCCTAATCTTCATCCCGCATATTCACCATAG
- a CDS encoding efflux RND transporter periplasmic adaptor subunit, translated as MAFTINKLRQQPAWIALIVIIALCLWVASGMLKAQNEDSSSKQKSAEIPLVKVTVEHVIADEVTREISLYGRTEPDRIATLRSEVKGLVKEVHVQEGDRVSKGQKIISLEKSDQVSRLQSAKATLKQREVELKGAQALKAQGYQSQTALAQATANLEMAKADTVSFELAVSRSQITAPFDGIINQRFVEMGDFLKEGDNIAILVDLDPLVITANVTEINVQALKTQQQATGRMVSGDMLQGKIRYISSISEPGTNTFKIEVEVPNPDFSRMAGMSTELALPLETTWAMRISPAVMALDEQGNLGVKTVVDEHVKFVPIDIVKSDSQGVWLSGMGQQAEIITIGHGFVRDGDKVEVVRVDTAKNTSMGLSTNSPSSKAMQ; from the coding sequence ATGGCGTTTACCATTAACAAACTTAGGCAGCAACCAGCATGGATTGCTTTAATTGTTATTATTGCCCTGTGCTTATGGGTTGCCTCAGGTATGCTGAAAGCGCAAAACGAAGATAGCTCATCAAAACAAAAAAGTGCCGAAATACCTCTAGTAAAAGTCACGGTAGAACATGTTATTGCCGATGAGGTTACCCGTGAAATAAGCCTGTATGGAAGAACTGAACCAGATCGGATAGCGACGTTACGCTCCGAAGTGAAAGGTTTAGTTAAAGAAGTGCATGTGCAAGAAGGTGATCGTGTCAGTAAAGGCCAAAAAATAATAAGCCTTGAAAAAAGTGATCAGGTAAGCCGCTTACAGTCAGCAAAAGCAACCTTAAAACAACGCGAAGTAGAACTTAAGGGCGCACAAGCTCTTAAAGCACAAGGTTACCAATCGCAAACAGCCTTGGCGCAGGCTACCGCTAATTTAGAAATGGCTAAAGCGGATACCGTGTCCTTCGAATTAGCCGTATCTAGGTCACAAATCACAGCCCCTTTTGATGGCATTATAAACCAACGATTTGTGGAAATGGGTGACTTTCTTAAAGAAGGCGACAATATCGCTATCTTAGTTGATTTAGACCCTTTGGTGATCACTGCCAACGTAACTGAAATAAATGTACAAGCGCTAAAAACCCAACAGCAGGCAACCGGGCGCATGGTGTCTGGTGATATGTTACAAGGTAAAATTCGTTACATTTCCAGTATTTCAGAGCCTGGCACTAATACTTTTAAAATAGAGGTCGAGGTGCCTAATCCAGATTTCTCCCGAATGGCAGGCATGAGTACTGAATTAGCTTTACCCCTAGAAACTACTTGGGCGATGCGTATCTCGCCTGCAGTGATGGCACTCGATGAACAGGGAAATTTAGGTGTGAAAACTGTGGTCGATGAACATGTGAAATTTGTACCTATCGATATTGTTAAGAGTGATAGTCAAGGCGTGTGGTTATCTGGGATGGGCCAACAAGCAGAAATTATTACTATTGGACATGGTTTTGTGAGAGACGGTGACAAGGTTGAGGTGGTAAGAGTTGATACCGCTAAAAATACTTCAATGGGTCTTTCTACAAATAGCCCTTCTTCAAAGGCTATGCAATGA
- a CDS encoding DUF2164 domain-containing protein, translating into MSKIVFQASQKEQLIQKLQKYMSMELDVELGQFDADFLLDFISKEMGSLYYNQGLYDAQTVLADRVDSLTDAIYQLEQ; encoded by the coding sequence TTGTCAAAAATTGTATTTCAAGCATCGCAAAAAGAACAACTTATTCAAAAATTACAAAAGTATATGAGCATGGAGTTAGATGTCGAATTAGGCCAATTTGATGCTGACTTTCTTCTAGATTTTATCTCCAAAGAAATGGGCAGTCTATATTACAATCAGGGCCTTTATGACGCGCAAACAGTGCTAGCAGATAGAGTAGACTCACTTACCGACGCCATTTATCAACTTGAGCAGTAA
- a CDS encoding helix-turn-helix transcriptional regulator, which produces MAQNKRAATLLQDEQCLYINQKQQLELKSTLLSKQLHTIMSQALNFPTQGMQIDTDAKVLLMAVPIRKIEIDTPLKGATTAVLIFTADEKITPDLSVIRSLHQLTYAEARLTHGLCLTSSLSDAAKLSGVSLNTARSYLKSIYSKTSSNSQLTLVRKVIATSFATLSFACSTQLDKPLEQLFTLSDNRLLTWFEYGDPQGLPIIIFESIGGHYPTTKIQLDITLRKSYG; this is translated from the coding sequence GTGGCTCAAAATAAAAGAGCGGCAACTCTGCTACAAGATGAACAATGTTTATATATTAATCAAAAGCAACAATTAGAGTTGAAATCGACTTTGTTGTCTAAGCAATTACATACCATCATGTCTCAAGCATTAAACTTTCCCACGCAAGGTATGCAAATAGATACCGACGCTAAAGTGTTGTTAATGGCCGTACCGATTAGAAAAATTGAAATAGACACGCCATTAAAGGGAGCAACAACAGCGGTACTCATTTTTACTGCTGATGAAAAAATAACACCTGATTTATCAGTAATAAGATCGCTTCATCAATTAACTTATGCTGAAGCTAGGTTAACCCATGGTTTATGCCTAACATCTTCTTTAAGCGATGCAGCAAAGTTGAGTGGAGTTAGTCTGAATACGGCACGTTCTTATTTGAAATCGATTTATAGTAAAACCTCGTCTAATTCTCAATTAACCCTCGTCAGAAAAGTGATTGCCACCTCTTTTGCTACCTTGAGTTTTGCATGTTCTACACAACTCGATAAACCGCTCGAACAATTATTCACACTATCGGATAATAGATTGTTAACTTGGTTTGAATATGGAGATCCTCAAGGTTTACCCATTATCATTTTTGAAAGCATTGGGGGGCATTACCCAACCACCAAGATTCAACTCGATATTACCTTGAGAAAAAGCTACGGATGA
- a CDS encoding alpha/beta fold hydrolase, producing MIVIIRLGYGSSTSKKRISYKGLSDDVIELLDHLRLKKVSVIGYSLGGLTDPYLLPDILSELTI from the coding sequence ATGATTGTAATAATTCGTCTTGGCTATGGCTCGTCTACCAGTAAAAAAAGGATCTCATATAAAGGTTTGAGTGATGACGTGATTGAATTATTAGATCATTTGCGGTTGAAGAAAGTAAGCGTAATCGGTTATTCACTTGGGGGGCTTACGGATCCGTATTTGCTGCCCGATATCCTCAGCGAGTTGACCATTTAG
- a CDS encoding alpha/beta fold hydrolase, which produces MKQPLAPHLKIMLRAFNIAPDIFKYIMSLIMHSTLIDPQKIYSKIAKRLNKTDSQILTNTLWHERLGEQLRHRLMGGVKVYVQEYMMMIQNRDIELSEIQCATLIWHGDEDNLVNIHNIKLLANDIEHADLVTFKKQGHYFICEKWHDFLDAYSRHQQKKLEFV; this is translated from the coding sequence ATGAAGCAACCTTTAGCACCACATTTAAAAATAATGCTTCGGGCCTTTAATATAGCTCCTGATATATTTAAATATATTATGTCTTTAATCATGCATTCTACCTTAATAGACCCACAAAAAATTTATTCTAAAATTGCCAAAAGACTGAATAAAACGGATTCGCAAATTTTAACCAATACACTATGGCATGAGCGACTAGGCGAGCAGCTTAGACATCGATTAATGGGGGGCGTTAAAGTCTATGTGCAAGAATACATGATGATGATCCAAAACAGGGACATAGAGCTTAGTGAGATTCAATGTGCAACATTAATTTGGCATGGGGACGAAGATAATTTAGTAAATATCCATAATATTAAACTGCTAGCCAATGACATTGAACACGCTGATTTAGTGACGTTTAAAAAACAAGGGCATTATTTTATTTGTGAAAAATGGCATGACTTTTTAGATGCTTACTCTAGACATCAGCAGAAAAAATTAGAGTTTGTATAA